Proteins encoded by one window of Halobaculum halobium:
- a CDS encoding DNA topoisomerase I, with amino-acid sequence MELIVTEKDNAARRLSEILSNGDFDTERRAGVNVYRWGGTRCIGLSGHVVAVDFPPEYDDWRDVEPVELIDAPVRKRPTQEGIVRALRLLSRDADRVVIATDYDREGELIGKEAYELIREVNEDAPVDRVRFSSITEREVTEAFEDRDEIDFDLAAAGEARQIIDLIWGASLTRFLSLSARQLGDDFISVGRVQGPTLKLIVDREREIEAFDPEDYWELFADLLKREGEETDAEDSFEAQYFYEDDDGTEAERVWDEATADAVYDRLREAESATASSVRRRRRTDEPPAPFNTTQFIRAASSIGYSAQRAMSMAEDLYTAGFITYPRTDNTVYPEDLDERELLEELSMGRQFGDDAESLLDLDDITPTEGDEETTDHPPIHPTGELPAPSEVSDDEWEVYELVVRRFLATCAPDAEWEHLRVVTEVDEGDDAVGVDDGALRLKSNGKRLTEEGYHAVYPYFSTNESYVPDVTEGEALGIVDTAFEAKQTQPPRRYGQSRLIETMEDMGIGTKATRHDVIQKLYDRGYIESDPPRPTGLAKAVVKASEEFADRIVSDEMTAQLEADMQAIASGEKAFDEVADESREMLSRVFDELVESREEVGDHLQKSLKADKQLGPCPECGDTLLVRKSRAGSYFVGCDGYPDCEYTLPLPSTGKPLILDEVCEDHELNHVKMLAGRKTFVHGCPQCQADEADEEEDEVIGVCPDCGEEHGGDLAIKRLRSGSRLVGCTRYPDCDYSLPLPRRGEIEVTDETCEEHDLPHLVVHSGDEPWELGCPICNYREYQSRQAGSELEAIEGIGEKTAEKLKDAGVDDVSSLKEMEPDALANELDGVGPDTVRGWQAKAD; translated from the coding sequence ATGGAACTGATCGTCACCGAGAAAGACAACGCCGCCCGGCGCCTCTCGGAGATCCTCTCGAACGGGGACTTCGACACCGAGCGACGCGCCGGCGTCAACGTCTACCGCTGGGGTGGCACCCGCTGTATCGGGCTCTCGGGCCACGTCGTCGCGGTGGACTTCCCGCCGGAGTACGACGACTGGCGCGACGTGGAGCCGGTCGAACTCATCGACGCCCCCGTCCGCAAGCGCCCGACCCAAGAGGGGATCGTGCGGGCGCTGCGGCTGCTGTCGCGGGACGCCGACCGCGTCGTCATCGCGACCGACTACGACCGCGAGGGCGAGTTGATCGGCAAGGAGGCGTACGAGCTGATCCGCGAGGTCAACGAGGACGCCCCGGTCGACCGCGTGCGCTTCTCGTCGATCACCGAGCGCGAGGTGACCGAGGCGTTCGAGGACCGCGACGAGATCGACTTCGACCTGGCGGCGGCGGGCGAGGCCCGCCAGATCATCGACCTCATCTGGGGGGCGTCGCTGACGCGGTTCCTCTCGCTGTCGGCCCGCCAGCTCGGCGACGACTTCATCTCCGTCGGTCGGGTGCAGGGGCCGACGCTCAAGCTGATCGTCGACCGCGAGCGCGAGATCGAGGCGTTCGACCCCGAGGACTACTGGGAGCTGTTCGCCGACCTGCTGAAGCGCGAGGGCGAGGAGACGGACGCGGAGGACTCGTTCGAGGCGCAGTACTTCTACGAGGACGACGACGGCACCGAGGCCGAGCGCGTCTGGGACGAGGCGACCGCCGACGCCGTCTACGACCGGCTGCGGGAGGCCGAGTCGGCGACGGCCTCGTCGGTTCGTCGCCGCCGGCGCACGGACGAGCCGCCGGCGCCGTTCAACACGACGCAGTTCATCCGCGCGGCCTCGTCGATCGGCTACTCGGCCCAGCGGGCGATGAGCATGGCCGAGGACCTCTACACGGCCGGGTTCATCACCTACCCCCGCACCGACAACACCGTCTACCCCGAGGACCTCGACGAGCGCGAACTGCTGGAGGAGCTGTCGATGGGCCGGCAGTTCGGCGACGACGCCGAGTCCCTGCTCGACCTGGACGACATCACCCCGACCGAGGGCGACGAGGAGACAACCGACCACCCGCCGATCCACCCGACCGGCGAGCTGCCGGCGCCCTCGGAGGTCAGCGACGACGAGTGGGAGGTGTACGAGCTGGTCGTGCGGCGGTTCCTCGCGACCTGTGCCCCCGACGCCGAGTGGGAGCACCTCCGCGTCGTCACCGAGGTCGACGAGGGCGACGACGCCGTCGGCGTCGACGACGGCGCCCTGCGGCTGAAGTCCAACGGCAAGCGGCTCACCGAGGAGGGGTACCACGCGGTGTACCCGTACTTCTCGACCAACGAGAGCTACGTCCCCGACGTGACCGAGGGCGAGGCGCTGGGGATCGTGGACACGGCCTTCGAGGCCAAGCAGACCCAACCGCCGCGTCGGTACGGCCAGTCGCGGCTCATCGAGACGATGGAGGACATGGGCATCGGGACGAAGGCGACGCGCCACGACGTGATCCAAAAGCTGTACGACCGCGGCTACATCGAGAGCGATCCGCCGCGACCGACGGGGCTCGCGAAGGCGGTCGTGAAGGCGAGCGAGGAGTTCGCCGACCGCATCGTGAGCGACGAGATGACCGCCCAACTCGAGGCGGACATGCAGGCGATCGCTTCGGGAGAGAAGGCGTTCGACGAGGTCGCCGACGAGTCCCGCGAGATGCTCTCGCGGGTGTTCGATGAGCTGGTCGAGTCGCGAGAGGAGGTGGGCGACCACCTCCAGAAGTCGCTGAAGGCGGACAAACAGCTCGGACCGTGTCCCGAGTGCGGCGACACCCTCCTCGTGCGTAAGTCGCGGGCCGGGTCGTACTTCGTCGGCTGCGACGGCTACCCCGACTGCGAGTACACCCTCCCGCTGCCGTCGACGGGCAAGCCGCTCATCCTCGACGAGGTGTGCGAGGACCACGAGCTGAACCACGTGAAGATGCTCGCCGGGCGCAAGACGTTCGTCCACGGCTGCCCGCAGTGTCAGGCCGACGAGGCCGACGAGGAGGAGGACGAAGTGATCGGCGTCTGTCCAGACTGCGGGGAGGAGCACGGCGGCGACCTCGCCATCAAGCGCCTGCGCTCGGGATCGCGGCTCGTGGGGTGTACGCGGTACCCCGACTGCGACTACTCGCTGCCGCTGCCGCGTCGAGGCGAGATCGAGGTGACCGACGAGACCTGCGAGGAACACGACCTCCCGCATCTCGTCGTCCACTCGGGCGACGAGCCGTGGGAACTGGGCTGTCCGATCTGCAACTACCGGGAGTACCAGTCCCGGCAGGCGGGGTCGGAACTGGAGGCGATCGAGGGGATCGGCGAGAAGACCGCCGAGAAGCTGAAGGACGCCGGCGTCGACGACGTGTCCTCGCTCAAGGAGATGGAGCCGGACGCGCTCGCCAACGAACTGGACGGGGTCGGACCGGACACGGTGCGCGGCTGGCAGGCCAAAGCCGACTAA